The Cupriavidus necator N-1 DNA window CGCCTGCCCAAGGCCGGACCGGTGCCGTGCCCGTGCGGCAGCGCGGACTATGCCGCCTGCTGCGGCCGCTTCCATCGTGGCGAGGCACTGCCGCCCAATGCCGAGGCGCTGATGCGCTCGCGCTACAGCGCCTATGTGCTGAACGACATGGAATGGCTGCGGCAGACCTGGCATGCATCGACCTGCCCGGCCGACCTGTTGCCGGATACCGCCACACGCTGGCTCGGGCTCACGGTGAAGGCGCATGCGCAGCAGGACGACACGCATGCCGAAGTGGAATTCGTGGCGCGCTACAAGGTAGGCGGGCGCGCCAAGCGGCTGCATGAGCGCAGCCGCTTTGTCTGCGAAGCGCGCGCGCCCGGCGAGGCGCCCCGCTGGCTTTATGTGGATGGGGACATGATCGGGGAGGCACCATGAGCATCGAAAAGCGGAACGAGCCTGAGTACCTGCTGTATTGCTTTGCCCAGTCCGGCAATGCCTACAAGGTGGCGCTGCTGCTGGAAACCGTCGGCGTGCAGCGCGGCCAGCAGCTGTGGCAGCCGCGCTTCGTCGATTTCTTCAATGGCGAGACCCGTACGCCCGAGTACCGCGCCATCAACGTGATGGGCGAGGTGCCGGTGCTGGAGTTCGGCGGCCAGCGCCTGTCGCAGTCCGGCGCCATCCTGGAAACGCTGGCCACGCGCCTCGATGCCTACGGCCCGCGCGATGAGGCCGAGCGCGCCGAGGTGCTGCGCTGGCTGCTGTTCGACAACCACAAGTTCACCTCCTACACCGCCACCTACCGCTTCATGCGCAACTTCGCCAGGTCGCCGGACCCGGCCGTGCTGGAGTTCTTCCGCGCGCGCTGCGAAGGCGCGTGGAACGTGCTCAACGCGCACCTGGCCGGACGAGCATTCCTGCTGGGCGAGCGCGCCAGCATCGCGGACTTCTCGCTGGCGGGCTACGTCTTTTTCGACGACGAGATCGGCGTGCACTGGCGCAAGGAGTACCCGCATATCCACGCCTGGGCCGAGCGCATCCGTGCGCTGCCGGGCTGGAAGCATCCCTACGACCTGATGCCGGGGCACCCGCTGCCCAAGCACGCAGGCTGAGCCCGGCCGCTGGCAGGACGGCGAAAACCAATATCAAGCAGGAAGAGACACAGATGCCCACCCTGGAAACCAAACTCAACGCCCGCTCCGAATCCTTCAAGGCCAACGCCGAGTCGATGCAGGCCCTGGTGGCCGACCTCAAGGCCAGGATCGCGAAGCTGGCCGAAGGCGGCGGCGAAGACGCGCGCAACAAGCACCTGTCGCGCGGCAAGCTGCTGCCGCGCGAGCGCGTGCAGCAGCTGCTGGATCCGGGCACGCCGTTCCTGGAGCTGTCGCAGCTGGCCGCGTACGACATGTACGACAATGCCGCGCCGGGCGCGGGCATCATCACCGGCATCGGCCGCGTGGCCGGGCAGGAATGCGTGATCGTCTGCAATGACGCCACCGTCAAGGGCGGTACCTACTACCCGATGACGGTCAAGAAGCATGTGCGCGCGCAGGAGATCGCCGAGGAGAACAACCTGCCGTGCATCTACCTGGTGGATTCCGGCGGCGCCAACCTGCCCAACCAGGACGACGTGTTCCCCGACCGCGACCACTTCGGCCGCATCTTCTACAACCAGGCCAACCTGTCCAAGCAGGGCATCCCGCAGATCGCGGTGGTGATGGGCTCGTGCACCGCCGGCGGCGCCTACGTGCCGGCGATGAGCGACGAGTCCATCATCGTCAAGAACCAGGGCACCATCTTCCTGGGTGGCCCGCCGCTGGTGAAGGCCGCCACCGGCGAGGAAGTCAGCGCCGAAGACCTGGGCGGCGCCGACGTGCATACGCGCCTGTCGGGCGTGGCCGACTACTTTGCGCAGAACGACCATCACGCGCTGAGCCTGGCGCGCAATATCGTGCAGCACCTGAACCGCCGCAAGCCGGACCAGATCCGCCTGCACGAGCCGGTCGAGCCGCTGTACCCGGTGGAAGAACTGTACGGCGTGATCCCCACCGACACGCGCAAGCCCTACGACGTGCGCGAGGTGATTGCGCGCCTGGTCGACGGTTCCGAGTTCGACGAGTTCAAGGCGCGCTACGGCACCACGCTGGTGTGCGGCTTCGCGCGCATCTGGGGCTACCCGGTCGGCATCGTCGCCAACAACGGCATCCTGTTCTCCGAGTCCGCGCTCAAGGGCGCGCACTTCATCGAGCTGTGCTGCCAGCGCAAGATCCCGCTGGTGTTCCTGCAGAACATCACCGGCTTCATGGTCGGGCGCAAGTACGAGAACGAAGGCATTGCCCGCAACGGCGCCAAGATGGTGACCGCGGTGGCCACCGCGCAGGTGCCCAAGTTCACCGTGATCATCGGCGGCTCGTTCGGCGCCGGCAACTACGGCATGTGCGGGCGCGCCTATTCGCCGCGCTTCCTGTGGATGTGGCCGAACGCGCGCATCTCGGTGATGGGCGGCGAACAGGCCGCCAGCGTGCTAGCCACGGTGCGCCGCGACGGCATCGAGGGCAAGGGTGGCAAGTGGAGCGCGCAGGAGGAAGAGGCGTTCAAGCAGCCGATCCGCGACCAGTACGAGCACCAGGGCCATCCGTACTACGCCAGTGCGCGGCTGTGGGACGACGGCGTGATCGACCCGGCGCAGACCCGCACCGTGCTGGGCCTGGGTCTTTCCGCCAGCCTGAATGCACCGATCGACGAGATGAAGTTCGGCGTGTTCCGCATGTAATTGCGGCCAAGCCACTACTGTCCCATTACCGCCTTCCACCCCATGCGCAGTGTCGCCCGCCTGCTTTGCAGCCTAGCCCTGGTTACGGCGTTCGCCATGCTGGCGCCGCTGTGCGGGCATGCGCAGACTGCGAACGGAAACGGCAAAGCTGCGCGCATGCGCTTCCAGGAGCAGGTGGTGAT harbors:
- a CDS encoding YchJ family protein, which produces MTAKAAGRLPKAGPVPCPCGSADYAACCGRFHRGEALPPNAEALMRSRYSAYVLNDMEWLRQTWHASTCPADLLPDTATRWLGLTVKAHAQQDDTHAEVEFVARYKVGGRAKRLHERSRFVCEARAPGEAPRWLYVDGDMIGEAP
- a CDS encoding glutathione S-transferase family protein, whose protein sequence is MSIEKRNEPEYLLYCFAQSGNAYKVALLLETVGVQRGQQLWQPRFVDFFNGETRTPEYRAINVMGEVPVLEFGGQRLSQSGAILETLATRLDAYGPRDEAERAEVLRWLLFDNHKFTSYTATYRFMRNFARSPDPAVLEFFRARCEGAWNVLNAHLAGRAFLLGERASIADFSLAGYVFFDDEIGVHWRKEYPHIHAWAERIRALPGWKHPYDLMPGHPLPKHAG
- a CDS encoding carboxyl transferase domain-containing protein, with amino-acid sequence MPTLETKLNARSESFKANAESMQALVADLKARIAKLAEGGGEDARNKHLSRGKLLPRERVQQLLDPGTPFLELSQLAAYDMYDNAAPGAGIITGIGRVAGQECVIVCNDATVKGGTYYPMTVKKHVRAQEIAEENNLPCIYLVDSGGANLPNQDDVFPDRDHFGRIFYNQANLSKQGIPQIAVVMGSCTAGGAYVPAMSDESIIVKNQGTIFLGGPPLVKAATGEEVSAEDLGGADVHTRLSGVADYFAQNDHHALSLARNIVQHLNRRKPDQIRLHEPVEPLYPVEELYGVIPTDTRKPYDVREVIARLVDGSEFDEFKARYGTTLVCGFARIWGYPVGIVANNGILFSESALKGAHFIELCCQRKIPLVFLQNITGFMVGRKYENEGIARNGAKMVTAVATAQVPKFTVIIGGSFGAGNYGMCGRAYSPRFLWMWPNARISVMGGEQAASVLATVRRDGIEGKGGKWSAQEEEAFKQPIRDQYEHQGHPYYASARLWDDGVIDPAQTRTVLGLGLSASLNAPIDEMKFGVFRM